The Collimonas fungivorans Ter331 genome has a segment encoding these proteins:
- a CDS encoding glycosyltransferase family 4 protein gives MPKDRPIKVTHIVRQYSPSIGGMEDVVQNITRQQREHHGQLPKVVTLNRLFRNSAEFLSSEALVNGVAVVRLPFHGSSRYPLCPSVLEHVADADVIHVHGIDFFFDYLALTRPLHRRPLVASTHGGFFHTSFASGLKKVYFNTITRASTMAYDKIIATSDNDGDMFSGIVKPPKLAVIENGVNVEKYSNQSAPALTRTLIYFGRWSVNKGLLETLALFQQLAQRQPGWKLIIAGREYDHSAEELRAWARQNGLADAVQIVANPADHELAALIAQSSYFICLSRHEGFGIAPIEAMSAGLTPVLSDIPPFRNLLEQSRAGLLLSAPTQEQNVASLMLLHQEMQTDYARRRTQMQQFVERYDWRRIAEKYIDVYKELVR, from the coding sequence ATGCCCAAGGATAGGCCGATTAAGGTTACGCACATCGTGCGCCAGTATTCTCCCTCGATCGGGGGCATGGAAGACGTGGTGCAGAATATCACCAGGCAGCAGCGCGAGCACCACGGCCAGCTGCCGAAGGTGGTCACGCTCAACCGGCTGTTCAGGAATTCCGCCGAATTCCTCAGTTCCGAGGCACTGGTCAACGGCGTCGCCGTGGTGCGCCTGCCGTTCCACGGCAGCAGCAGGTATCCGCTGTGTCCCAGCGTGCTGGAGCATGTGGCGGACGCCGACGTGATCCATGTGCACGGCATCGATTTCTTTTTCGATTACCTGGCGCTGACCCGTCCCCTGCACAGGCGGCCGCTGGTGGCGTCGACCCATGGCGGGTTTTTCCATACCAGCTTCGCTTCCGGGCTCAAGAAAGTCTACTTCAACACAATCACGCGCGCTTCGACCATGGCGTACGACAAGATCATCGCCACCAGCGACAACGACGGCGACATGTTTTCCGGCATCGTCAAGCCGCCGAAACTGGCCGTGATCGAAAACGGCGTCAACGTCGAGAAATACAGCAACCAGTCGGCGCCGGCGCTGACGCGGACCTTGATCTATTTCGGCCGCTGGTCGGTCAACAAAGGCTTGCTCGAAACGCTCGCCTTGTTCCAGCAGCTGGCGCAGCGCCAACCGGGCTGGAAGCTGATCATCGCCGGCCGCGAATATGACCATAGCGCGGAAGAGCTGCGTGCTTGGGCCAGGCAGAACGGCCTTGCGGATGCGGTGCAGATCGTGGCGAATCCTGCTGACCATGAGTTGGCGGCGCTGATTGCGCAGTCTAGCTACTTCATCTGCCTGTCAAGGCATGAGGGCTTCGGCATTGCGCCGATCGAAGCGATGAGCGCCGGTCTGACGCCGGTATTGAGCGATATCCCGCCGTTCCGCAACCTGCTTGAACAATCGCGGGCAGGGCTGCTGCTGTCTGCGCCGACCCAGGAACAAAACGTGGCGAGCCTGATGCTGCTGCATCAAGAGATGCAGACCGATTACGCGCGGCGGCGCACGCAGATGCAGCAGTTCGTGGAACGCTACGACTGGCGGCGCATCGCGGAAAAATATATCGACGTGTACAAGGAGCTGGTGCGTTGA
- the epsG gene encoding chain length determinant protein tyrosine kinase EpsG, protein MNKPVSPLFDSAMSHRKDGNMGRMLVEQGKLTAEQAERVRRLQQEQGLRFGEAAQRLGLVSELDIQQVLSRQFDYPYQESAGNYPAALVAAYQPFSAEVEMLRSVRSQLMLRWFTASRKTLAIASVNAGDGTSLMAANLAIVFSQLGLQTLLVDANLRQPRQQRIFNLAAGHGLADVLAGRAGLEPLAVAESFADLSLLPAGAPVPNPQELINRSSFNALNQTLRSRFDVILYDTPACSSAADVLTIAARAGGVLLVVRKDHTRVADLTAFSDQLRRSGTEVVGSVLVSF, encoded by the coding sequence ATGAATAAACCGGTCAGTCCTCTCTTTGATAGCGCAATGTCGCACCGCAAGGATGGCAATATGGGCCGCATGCTGGTGGAGCAAGGCAAGCTCACGGCCGAGCAGGCAGAACGCGTGCGGCGGCTGCAGCAGGAACAGGGGCTGCGTTTCGGCGAAGCGGCGCAACGGCTGGGGCTGGTCAGCGAACTGGATATCCAGCAAGTGCTGTCGCGCCAGTTCGACTATCCCTATCAGGAAAGCGCCGGAAATTATCCGGCCGCCCTGGTTGCCGCCTACCAGCCTTTCAGCGCCGAAGTGGAAATGCTGCGTTCGGTGCGCAGCCAATTGATGCTGCGCTGGTTCACCGCCAGCCGCAAGACGCTGGCCATCGCCAGCGTCAACGCGGGCGACGGCACCAGTCTGATGGCTGCCAACCTGGCTATCGTGTTTTCGCAGCTCGGCTTGCAGACCCTGCTGGTGGACGCCAACCTGCGCCAGCCGCGCCAGCAGCGGATATTCAACCTGGCGGCGGGGCATGGGCTGGCCGATGTACTGGCAGGGCGCGCCGGCCTGGAACCGCTCGCCGTCGCCGAGTCGTTCGCCGACCTGTCGCTGCTGCCGGCCGGAGCGCCGGTGCCCAATCCGCAGGAACTGATCAACCGCTCCAGCTTCAACGCCTTGAACCAGACTTTGCGCAGCCGTTTCGACGTCATCCTGTACGACACCCCGGCATGCTCCAGCGCGGCTGACGTCCTGACTATCGCCGCCCGCGCCGGCGGGGTGCTGCTGGTGGTGCGCAAAGACCATACCCGGGTGGCCGATCTCACCGCCTTCAGCGACCAGCTGCGCCGCAGCGGCACGGAAGTGGTGGGTTCGGTGCTGGTGAGTTTCTGA
- the epsF gene encoding chain length determinant protein EpsF produces the protein MTFPQLLSILRARYKVILLTLLIAVVATAAVSFTLPRIYRTSTTLLLNYKGTDPVSGRVLPAQLVSGYVATQVDIVGSRGVALKAVDMLGLADSPVTQQRFRQVANGKGSIREWLADSLQKMVDVTPSRESSMIEITAKGSDPAFTAQAANAIAAAYQQMNLQIKVEPLRQAATYFTQQTTTLRAALEQAEEKMSRYQQEHGLVSADGHLDVETARLNELSSQLVLAQGQGAEASSRGSQAMGSGGRDSPDVISNVLVQNLKASLAAAEGKFALLSQNLDRNHPQYQAAKAEVDQLRSELNNSISATNAGAANNARIQRQREGAIRAALTAQTAKVLQLNRARDELAVLAKDVESAQHAYDAAAQRLSQTELEGQSNQSDVSVLSPATVPTRPASPNIPLNMVLSLLFGSMLGLALAVLAELTNRRVRTGSDLLNVLDAPVLGTIVWRKPARRIAFPQLFLSR, from the coding sequence ATGACTTTCCCACAGCTTCTGAGCATCCTGCGTGCACGCTACAAGGTCATCCTGCTGACCTTGCTGATTGCTGTCGTGGCCACTGCCGCGGTCAGTTTCACCTTGCCAAGGATCTACCGCACTTCGACTACGCTGCTGCTTAACTACAAGGGCACGGATCCGGTGTCGGGCCGGGTGCTGCCGGCGCAGCTGGTGTCCGGCTACGTCGCGACCCAGGTCGATATCGTCGGCAGCAGGGGCGTGGCGCTGAAGGCGGTCGACATGCTGGGCCTGGCCGACAGTCCGGTCACTCAGCAACGCTTCCGGCAAGTGGCGAACGGCAAGGGTTCGATCCGCGAATGGCTGGCCGATTCCTTGCAAAAGATGGTGGATGTAACGCCTTCGCGTGAAAGCAGCATGATAGAAATCACCGCCAAGGGCAGCGATCCGGCATTCACGGCGCAGGCGGCAAACGCCATTGCGGCAGCCTATCAGCAGATGAACCTGCAGATCAAGGTTGAACCGTTGCGGCAGGCGGCCACCTATTTCACGCAGCAGACCACGACCTTGCGCGCCGCGCTGGAGCAAGCCGAGGAAAAAATGTCGCGCTATCAGCAGGAGCATGGCCTGGTCAGCGCCGATGGTCATCTGGATGTCGAGACCGCACGCCTCAATGAACTGTCGAGCCAGCTGGTGCTGGCGCAAGGGCAGGGGGCGGAGGCGTCGTCGCGCGGCAGCCAGGCGATGGGCAGCGGCGGCCGCGATTCGCCGGACGTGATTTCCAACGTGCTGGTGCAAAACCTGAAAGCGTCGCTGGCGGCGGCGGAAGGGAAGTTTGCCTTGCTGTCGCAGAACCTGGACCGCAACCATCCGCAGTACCAGGCCGCCAAGGCTGAGGTCGACCAGTTGCGTTCCGAGCTTAACAACAGCATCAGCGCCACCAATGCGGGAGCCGCCAACAACGCCCGCATCCAGCGCCAGCGCGAGGGTGCAATCCGCGCCGCGCTGACGGCGCAGACCGCCAAGGTGCTGCAGCTCAACCGCGCCCGCGACGAACTGGCGGTGCTGGCCAAGGATGTCGAGAGCGCCCAGCATGCCTACGATGCCGCCGCCCAGCGCCTGAGCCAGACCGAACTGGAAGGGCAGTCGAACCAGTCCGACGTCTCCGTGCTGAGTCCGGCCACAGTGCCGACTCGCCCCGCCAGCCCGAATATCCCGCTCAACATGGTGCTGTCGCTGTTGTTCGGCAGCATGCTGGGGCTAGCCCTGGCGGTGCTGGCGGAACTGACAAACCGGCGCGTCAGGACCGGCAGCGACCTGCTCAACGTGCTGGATGCGCCGGTGCTGGGCACCATCGTCTGGCGCAAGCCGGCGCGCAGGATTGCGTTCCCTCAGCTGTTTTTATCGCGGTGA
- the epsE gene encoding polysaccharide export protein EpsE, with protein sequence MRRTYLCLALLLTLLLAFSSNSASAADTPIGAGDGLKISVFGNPDLSLETKVSDAGNITFPLIGAVSIGGLSTAQAEKKISDMLTGGGFLRKAEVNVTVTELQSQQVSVLGQVLHPGRYPIAGKRSVTDMLAMAGGVGPEGGDTAVVIRTRNGKSSKQVVNLQEMIQSVDMKSNLDLVNGDMIYVDRAPKFYIYGEVQHPGGYRLERNMTIAQALSIGGGLTPRGTERGVRIKRRDSNGNTVMIDAKRDEVLQTDDVVYVKESLF encoded by the coding sequence ATGAGACGAACTTACCTATGCTTGGCGTTGTTGCTGACGCTGCTGCTGGCGTTTTCCAGCAATTCCGCCAGCGCGGCGGATACGCCGATCGGCGCCGGCGACGGCTTGAAGATCTCGGTATTCGGGAATCCGGACCTGAGCCTGGAAACCAAGGTCAGCGATGCCGGCAACATCACCTTTCCGCTGATAGGCGCGGTCAGCATCGGCGGTTTGTCGACTGCGCAAGCCGAGAAAAAAATCTCCGACATGCTGACCGGCGGCGGATTCCTGCGCAAGGCGGAAGTCAACGTCACGGTCACCGAGCTGCAAAGCCAGCAGGTATCGGTGCTCGGCCAGGTGCTGCATCCGGGCCGCTATCCGATCGCAGGCAAGCGCAGCGTGACCGACATGCTGGCGATGGCCGGCGGTGTCGGACCGGAAGGCGGCGATACCGCCGTGGTGATCCGCACCCGCAACGGCAAGAGCAGCAAGCAGGTGGTCAACCTGCAGGAAATGATCCAGTCCGTCGACATGAAATCGAACCTGGACCTGGTCAACGGCGACATGATCTATGTCGACCGCGCGCCTAAATTCTATATCTACGGTGAAGTGCAGCATCCCGGCGGCTACCGGCTGGAACGCAACATGACCATCGCCCAGGCCTTGTCGATCGGGGGCGGCCTGACGCCGCGCGGCACCGAGCGCGGAGTACGCATCAAGCGGCGCGACAGCAACGGCAATACCGTGATGATAGACGCCAAGCGCGACGAAGTATTGCAGACGGACGATGTCGTCTATGTGAAAGAGAGCCTGTTCTGA
- a CDS encoding EpsD family peptidyl-prolyl cis-trans isomerase — protein MLLTVINLSACDDQKKKNGQVVARINGEEISAPQLEVELQYAKRLRQDGTAPPQAVREQAVEALIDRQLLLDEALRNKIDRDPALIQIIERFKTQAIVQAYLESKAGNQEQPGKAEIESYFHAHPEMFARRKVFEVEQLVIADQDFSAALKAMMDSSKSLNQVAAWLRQRKIAHVQRQYSYSSAELPPEVGSRLQALGRNRLFVMKDGQRDLLCALTELRDSPVAPDAAEPQIERYLVNKKMQETAIAEITRLRAAAKLEYIEKPAEKPAGDIDNNALPVTATSPGKQQAVVRRSIEVSGVAGLK, from the coding sequence ATGCTGCTTACCGTAATAAATTTATCGGCCTGCGACGACCAGAAAAAAAAGAACGGCCAGGTGGTAGCCAGGATCAATGGCGAAGAGATCAGCGCGCCGCAGCTTGAGGTCGAACTGCAATATGCAAAGCGGCTGAGGCAGGACGGCACTGCGCCGCCGCAAGCCGTGCGCGAACAGGCCGTGGAGGCGCTGATCGATCGCCAGCTGCTGCTGGACGAAGCGTTGCGCAACAAGATCGACCGCGATCCGGCGTTGATACAGATTATCGAACGGTTCAAGACCCAGGCCATCGTACAGGCTTACCTGGAATCCAAGGCCGGAAACCAGGAACAGCCGGGCAAGGCGGAAATCGAAAGCTATTTTCACGCGCATCCGGAGATGTTTGCGCGCCGCAAGGTATTCGAGGTTGAACAGCTGGTCATCGCCGACCAGGATTTCAGCGCGGCGCTGAAAGCCATGATGGATTCCTCGAAGTCGCTGAACCAGGTGGCTGCCTGGCTCCGGCAACGCAAGATCGCCCATGTGCAAAGGCAGTATTCCTACAGCAGCGCCGAGCTTCCGCCAGAGGTCGGCAGCCGGCTCCAGGCGCTGGGCAGGAACCGCCTGTTTGTCATGAAAGACGGGCAGCGCGATTTATTGTGCGCATTGACCGAACTCAGGGATAGCCCGGTTGCGCCGGACGCCGCCGAACCGCAGATCGAACGCTACCTGGTGAACAAGAAGATGCAGGAAACGGCGATTGCAGAAATCACCCGCCTGCGCGCGGCGGCCAAGCTTGAATACATAGAGAAACCCGCGGAGAAACCGGCCGGCGATATCGATAACAATGCCTTGCCGGTCACGGCAACTTCGCCAGGCAAGCAGCAGGCCGTGGTGCGCAGGAGCATCGAGGTGTCCGGTGTCGCGGGGCTCAAATGA
- a CDS encoding undecaprenyl-phosphate glucose phosphotransferase, translating into MTENDIPLVSFFKRLLDPLIILGSLYLIVMTQDEIFTGDYLVLMIIAFFISSYVYEQIDLYRTLHIGKQLAYAGDIFMGWAITVIILILIGQGTGLRYEFSDRVILAWFALAPFALLASRLTAYMLAFHFGRELRLRSAIIVGSNDPIDDVLKCLSSGSNAGIDMRGFFDDRDQVVRPAGINCQHLGAISDVGPYVRAHKIRTIFICLPMSAQPRVLALMEELRDTTASVYFVPDIYTFGLIQARLDHIAGIPVIGICETPFIGLRGVLKRGSDIVLALLIQIMLLPVMLAIAIGVKLSSPGRIIFAQRRYGLNGEEIIVYKFRSMTVAEDGAVVDQAKKNDARVTRFGGFLRRTSLDELPQFFNVLQGRMSIVGPRPHAVAHNEMYRKLIKGYMLRHKVKPGITGWAQVNGYRGETDTLDKMRSRIEFDLEYLRNWSLALDLWIIVRTVKEVLKKDNAY; encoded by the coding sequence ATGACTGAGAACGACATCCCGCTGGTTTCTTTTTTCAAGCGCCTGCTTGACCCGCTCATTATCCTTGGTTCCCTGTACCTGATCGTCATGACCCAGGACGAAATATTCACCGGCGATTACCTGGTGCTGATGATTATCGCCTTCTTCATTTCCTCTTACGTCTACGAGCAGATCGACCTGTACCGCACCCTGCATATCGGCAAGCAGCTCGCCTATGCCGGCGATATCTTCATGGGCTGGGCCATCACCGTCATCATCCTGATCCTGATAGGCCAGGGAACCGGGCTGCGCTACGAGTTTTCGGACCGCGTCATCCTGGCCTGGTTTGCGCTGGCGCCTTTCGCGCTGCTAGCAAGCCGCCTCACGGCATACATGCTGGCTTTCCATTTCGGCCGTGAGCTTAGGCTGCGCTCGGCAATCATCGTCGGCTCCAACGATCCGATCGACGACGTCCTCAAGTGCCTGTCTTCCGGCAGCAATGCCGGCATCGACATGCGCGGCTTTTTCGATGACCGCGACCAGGTCGTCCGTCCGGCGGGGATAAATTGCCAGCATCTCGGCGCGATCTCGGACGTCGGTCCCTATGTACGCGCCCACAAGATACGCACCATCTTCATCTGCCTGCCGATGTCGGCGCAGCCGCGGGTGCTGGCGCTGATGGAGGAATTGCGCGACACCACGGCATCCGTCTATTTCGTGCCCGACATCTATACCTTCGGCCTGATCCAGGCGCGGCTCGACCACATCGCGGGGATCCCGGTGATCGGCATTTGCGAGACGCCTTTTATCGGCTTGCGCGGCGTCCTCAAACGCGGCAGCGACATCGTCCTGGCGCTGCTGATCCAGATCATGCTGTTGCCGGTGATGCTGGCGATCGCGATCGGCGTAAAGCTTTCTTCGCCCGGGCGCATCATTTTTGCGCAGCGCCGCTACGGGCTGAACGGAGAGGAAATCATCGTCTACAAATTCCGCTCGATGACGGTTGCCGAAGATGGCGCGGTGGTTGACCAGGCCAAGAAGAACGACGCCCGTGTGACACGCTTTGGCGGTTTCCTGCGGCGCACATCGCTGGACGAATTGCCGCAGTTCTTCAATGTTTTGCAAGGCCGCATGAGCATCGTCGGACCGCGTCCGCACGCCGTCGCCCACAACGAGATGTATCGCAAGCTGATCAAAGGCTACATGTTGCGGCACAAGGTGAAGCCGGGCATCACCGGCTGGGCGCAGGTGAACGGTTACCGCGGAGAGACCGATACCCTCGACAAAATGCGGTCGCGGATCGAGTTCGACCTGGAATACCTGCGCAACTGGTCGCTGGCGCTGGACCTGTGGATCATCGTGCGCACCGTCAAAGAGGTGTTGAAGAAAGATAACGCTTATTAA
- the epsL gene encoding XrtB/PEP-CTERM-associated polysaccharide biosynthesis outer membrane protein EpsL translates to MNRRSKSGAQFCRTRWKIAPWEIFILLPICSCVATQAGASDLVPTDIMPPADIVQPPADAITPYAGYSVGYDSNLLRLQNSAAAQALGIGSDLSDTTQRYLFGLAVDKTLSRQHLTANLNVTKVDYDRFGELDHYDKNLAANWNWHAGDHFEGNVGASYSQGLTPFIDFHLLERNIRTEENAYADGSWLFHPSWRVRGGLTYTKLKYDLASQQPLDNTRNQTEAGLDYLAASGSTIGLQLRHTHADFPNPELDNGLLVFNGYNQDEVKAKIDWLLTGKTQLHFLGGWVSRKQDAASVRNFSGVNSRLSADWSPTGKIDVTVSGWREIGAVDDLSTIYSLNRGASLASAWQYSEKIRLVAQVKYQKRDFGPSAGTGTLGNINQNDILRDTALSVVYNPTQRWRVQLSGIRSTQTVKSGPGGYVSNGVTLNTRYAF, encoded by the coding sequence ATGAACAGACGTTCAAAATCCGGCGCCCAGTTTTGCCGAACGCGATGGAAGATCGCGCCGTGGGAAATCTTTATCCTGCTGCCGATATGCTCTTGCGTCGCCACACAAGCCGGCGCCAGCGACCTGGTGCCGACCGACATCATGCCGCCCGCCGACATCGTGCAGCCGCCGGCGGACGCGATTACTCCCTATGCCGGCTACAGCGTCGGCTACGACAGCAACCTGCTGAGGCTGCAGAATTCCGCGGCCGCGCAAGCACTGGGAATAGGCAGCGACCTGTCCGACACCACGCAACGCTACCTGTTCGGCCTGGCCGTCGACAAGACGCTCAGCCGGCAGCACCTGACAGCCAACCTGAATGTGACCAAGGTCGACTACGACCGCTTCGGCGAACTCGATCATTACGACAAGAACCTGGCGGCGAACTGGAACTGGCATGCGGGCGACCATTTCGAAGGAAACGTCGGCGCCAGTTATTCGCAGGGCCTGACGCCTTTCATCGACTTCCATCTGCTGGAGCGCAATATACGGACCGAGGAAAACGCCTACGCCGACGGTTCCTGGCTGTTCCATCCGAGCTGGCGCGTGCGCGGCGGACTGACTTACACAAAACTGAAGTACGACCTGGCGTCGCAGCAACCGCTCGACAACACGCGCAACCAGACCGAAGCGGGACTGGATTATCTCGCCGCCAGCGGCAGCACCATCGGCCTGCAGCTGCGCCATACGCATGCCGATTTCCCGAATCCGGAACTGGACAACGGCTTGCTGGTGTTCAACGGCTATAACCAGGATGAAGTCAAAGCCAAGATCGACTGGCTGCTCACCGGCAAGACGCAGCTGCACTTCCTGGGCGGCTGGGTCAGCAGGAAACAGGATGCGGCCTCGGTCAGGAACTTCAGCGGCGTCAATTCCCGTCTCTCGGCGGACTGGTCGCCGACCGGGAAAATCGACGTCACCGTGTCCGGCTGGCGCGAGATCGGCGCGGTGGACGATCTGTCCACCATCTATTCCTTGAACCGCGGCGCCAGTCTTGCCTCGGCCTGGCAGTATTCGGAAAAAATCCGGCTGGTGGCGCAGGTCAAATACCAGAAACGGGATTTCGGTCCATCGGCCGGGACCGGCACCCTGGGCAATATCAACCAGAACGATATATTGCGCGACACCGCGCTGAGCGTGGTGTACAACCCGACGCAGCGCTGGCGCGTCCAGCTGTCCGGCATCCGCAGCACGCAGACCGTGAAAAGCGGGCCGGGCGGTTATGTCAGCAACGGCGTGACGCTCAACACGCGTTATGCATTCTAG
- a CDS encoding phosphatase PAP2 family protein, with protein sequence MWNNHVNLAVMHWLSQFTAMSAPFNQIVHYISGSNLFKGLPIIGILWYFWFRDADPKSDSRRIIVGTLIGCVVAVLIARTANNLGPYQPRPFANTALAYHEHIGLPVPESQALYIWSSFPSDHAALFFSLATGIFLISRKAGSLLYLYVLVFIALPRVYLGLHYPTDIAAGAILGIACVALPTRSSVSKLYDARSATLLERYPAAYQTALFIVSTEIGMMFGDVRLLLEGIVKYFPR encoded by the coding sequence ATGTGGAACAACCATGTGAATCTCGCGGTGATGCATTGGCTATCTCAATTCACAGCAATGTCGGCCCCCTTCAACCAGATCGTTCACTACATTTCCGGCTCGAACCTGTTCAAGGGCCTGCCCATCATCGGCATACTCTGGTATTTCTGGTTCAGGGACGCCGATCCGAAATCGGACAGCAGGCGGATCATCGTCGGCACCTTGATCGGCTGCGTGGTCGCGGTGCTGATCGCCAGGACCGCGAACAATCTGGGCCCATACCAGCCGCGGCCTTTCGCCAACACGGCGCTGGCCTACCATGAGCACATCGGCCTGCCGGTGCCTGAGAGCCAGGCCTTGTACATATGGAGCTCTTTCCCCAGCGACCACGCTGCCTTGTTCTTCAGCCTGGCGACGGGAATTTTCCTGATTTCACGGAAAGCCGGTTCCTTGCTATATCTGTATGTGCTGGTCTTCATCGCATTGCCGAGGGTGTACCTTGGCTTGCACTATCCCACCGACATTGCGGCGGGAGCAATCCTTGGAATAGCGTGTGTCGCCTTGCCGACGCGCAGCAGCGTGAGCAAGCTATACGACGCACGCAGCGCAACGCTGCTGGAGCGATATCCCGCGGCCTACCAGACGGCGCTGTTCATCGTCAGCACTGAAATAGGCATGATGTTCGGGGATGTGCGGCTGCTTCTGGAAGGGATAGTGAAATACTTTCCCAGGTAA